From the genome of Gracilibacillus salitolerans, one region includes:
- a CDS encoding M23 family metallopeptidase, giving the protein MEENKNVSKNSWKRIFKKRWFFPAVYLAVAALLLTGVLWYQNAINEGPDLAEDMENQLDDLATDQEAQDEEDATTVMQQQEVLEMPVSEDLQAEIVTKFYDYGADAEEQEQALILHQNKYYQSDGIAISTSDHQAFDVKASLSGTVTEVKQDPLLGNVVKMEHEQGISTYYASLDEVFAEEGNKLEQGQTIGTAGQNTFGQDNGVHVHFEVRKDGEPVNPEDFINQPINKIVAPDQNKEEDKEPATEGEDKEDESSEENDSSTEEENATDDENTTEDSSTESEDNANSENETESSRAMEHA; this is encoded by the coding sequence ATGGAGGAAAACAAGAACGTTTCAAAAAATAGTTGGAAACGTATCTTCAAGAAAAGATGGTTTTTTCCTGCTGTATATCTAGCGGTAGCTGCTCTACTTTTAACAGGGGTTCTATGGTACCAAAATGCTATTAATGAAGGACCAGACTTAGCTGAGGACATGGAGAATCAATTAGATGATCTTGCAACTGATCAAGAAGCACAAGATGAAGAAGACGCAACTACTGTCATGCAACAACAGGAAGTATTAGAGATGCCAGTTTCAGAAGACTTGCAAGCGGAAATCGTGACCAAATTTTATGATTATGGAGCAGATGCAGAAGAACAAGAACAGGCGCTTATTCTACACCAAAACAAATACTATCAAAGTGATGGGATTGCCATCTCTACTTCTGACCATCAGGCATTTGATGTAAAAGCATCTTTGTCTGGAACAGTTACAGAAGTGAAGCAAGATCCATTACTAGGTAATGTGGTGAAGATGGAGCATGAGCAGGGTATTTCCACATACTATGCTAGTTTAGACGAAGTATTTGCCGAAGAGGGCAATAAGCTAGAGCAAGGGCAAACCATCGGAACAGCTGGACAGAATACATTTGGTCAAGATAATGGTGTACACGTTCATTTTGAAGTAAGAAAAGACGGAGAACCAGTCAACCCAGAGGATTTTATTAATCAACCAATTAATAAGATTGTAGCACCTGATCAAAACAAGGAAGAAGATAAGGAACCTGCTACAGAAGGTGAAGACAAAGAAGACGAGAGTTCAGAGGAAAACGATAGCTCAACGGAAGAAGAAAACGCAACGGATGATGAGAACACAACAGAAGACAGCTCAACGGAATCAGAAGACAATGCCAATTCAGAAAATGAAACTGAATCATCAAGAGCTATGGAACATGCGTAA
- the spoIID gene encoding stage II sporulation protein D, whose translation MARWQNKQSPINWKLPTIITITILLTLMFVIPTLIVIPFTGDESTQASIESETVSSNTTTETPISLESPFDVQVLRTETNQVEEIPLEEYVTHVVASEMPADFEIEALKAQALAARTFIVRFLMQENKEELAGGADVYDTIEHQVYKNTDELRQVWGSDYHWKIDKITEAVAATQGQIITYSNEPITASFFSTSNGYTENSEDYWEGELPYLRSVESPWDEEISPKFFDQKIFTVADLEDKLNIDLSNSVEDFQLTRTESKRVETATIGGKTFSGRDIRDHLQLPSSDFTITSKDDHYVFTTKGYGHGVGMSQYGANGMAQDGKTYQEIIEHYYQGVQVSTLEQATPTLLAKK comes from the coding sequence ATGGCCAGGTGGCAGAATAAACAATCACCAATAAACTGGAAATTACCAACTATCATCACCATCACCATTTTACTTACATTAATGTTTGTCATCCCAACCCTTATTGTTATACCTTTTACTGGGGATGAATCAACACAAGCATCCATAGAATCAGAAACCGTCAGCAGCAATACAACAACGGAAACGCCCATTTCATTAGAATCTCCTTTTGATGTCCAGGTATTAAGAACGGAAACAAATCAAGTGGAAGAGATCCCATTAGAAGAGTATGTAACGCATGTGGTTGCCTCCGAAATGCCTGCAGATTTTGAAATTGAAGCATTAAAAGCACAGGCATTGGCAGCAAGAACCTTTATTGTTCGATTTCTGATGCAAGAGAATAAAGAAGAACTTGCTGGTGGCGCTGATGTGTATGACACCATCGAACATCAAGTATATAAAAATACAGATGAACTAAGACAAGTATGGGGTAGTGATTACCATTGGAAAATCGATAAAATCACAGAAGCAGTAGCTGCAACCCAAGGACAGATTATTACGTATAGTAATGAACCAATCACCGCATCCTTTTTTTCGACAAGTAATGGCTATACGGAAAACTCCGAAGATTATTGGGAAGGTGAACTGCCTTATTTACGATCTGTTGAAAGTCCGTGGGATGAAGAAATATCCCCTAAATTTTTTGACCAAAAAATATTCACTGTAGCTGACTTGGAAGATAAATTAAATATCGATCTATCAAACTCGGTAGAAGATTTTCAACTGACAAGAACAGAGAGTAAAAGGGTAGAGACTGCAACAATTGGTGGAAAGACCTTCTCTGGACGTGATATTCGTGATCACCTCCAGCTTCCATCAAGTGATTTCACGATTACTAGCAAAGATGATCATTATGTCTTTACAACGAAAGGATATGGGCATGGTGTTGGAATGAGTCAATACGGCGCAAATGGGATGGCGCAAGACGGAAAAACATATCAAGAGATCATCGAACATTATTATCAAGGAGTGCAAGTAAGTACGCTAGAACAAGCAACTCCGACGCTTTTAGCAAAAAAATAA
- the murA gene encoding UDP-N-acetylglucosamine 1-carboxyvinyltransferase, whose protein sequence is MENIIVRGGRQLNGTVRVEGAKNAVLPVIAASIIASEGKSIIHEVPALADVHTINQVLTHMNAEVDYQGNTVVVDATQPLLTEAPFEYVRKMRASVLVLGPLLARYGHAKVALPGGCAIGSRPIDLHLKGFEAMGAEVHVGNGFVEVSTRDRLKGAKIYLDMPSVGATENIMMAAALAKGKTIIENAAKEPEIVDLANYLNKMGAKVVGAGTETIKIEGVDKLQGVEHTIIPDRIEAGTFMVAAAITGGNVLIENAEIEHIRALVSKIEEMGVKVIEEKNGIRVIGPRRLKSTDIKTLPHPGFPTDMQSQMMALMLQASGTGVITETVFENRFMHVEEFRRMNAKLKIEGRSVIVEGPVNLQGAEVAATDLRAGAALILAGLVAEGRTRVTSLHHIDRGYVDITEKFANLGADIERVIQGETTIITEVQQVEVQ, encoded by the coding sequence TTGGAAAATATCATCGTACGTGGTGGTAGGCAGTTAAATGGTACTGTAAGAGTTGAAGGAGCAAAGAATGCCGTACTGCCTGTCATCGCCGCAAGCATAATCGCAAGTGAAGGAAAAAGCATTATACACGAAGTACCTGCATTGGCAGATGTACACACGATAAATCAAGTATTAACACATATGAACGCAGAAGTTGACTATCAAGGGAATACAGTAGTAGTTGATGCAACCCAACCATTATTAACAGAGGCACCATTTGAATATGTAAGAAAAATGCGTGCATCTGTCCTTGTATTAGGACCTCTTTTAGCACGATATGGCCATGCGAAGGTAGCATTACCAGGTGGCTGTGCAATTGGATCACGACCAATTGATCTGCACCTAAAAGGATTTGAAGCTATGGGGGCAGAAGTCCATGTTGGTAATGGCTTTGTCGAAGTCTCTACCAGAGATAGATTAAAAGGGGCAAAGATTTATTTAGATATGCCTAGTGTTGGTGCAACAGAAAACATTATGATGGCAGCGGCCCTTGCAAAAGGAAAAACTATTATCGAAAATGCCGCAAAAGAACCAGAGATAGTAGACTTAGCTAATTATCTGAACAAAATGGGTGCTAAAGTTGTAGGTGCGGGCACAGAGACAATTAAAATTGAAGGTGTCGACAAGCTTCAGGGAGTAGAGCATACGATTATTCCAGACCGTATTGAAGCAGGAACATTTATGGTAGCAGCAGCAATTACAGGTGGTAATGTGTTAATAGAAAATGCTGAAATTGAGCATATTCGTGCCCTTGTTTCCAAAATAGAAGAGATGGGCGTTAAAGTTATCGAAGAGAAGAATGGTATCCGTGTTATCGGACCAAGAAGATTAAAGTCTACTGATATCAAAACATTGCCACATCCAGGATTTCCGACAGATATGCAATCACAAATGATGGCTTTGATGTTACAGGCATCAGGTACTGGAGTGATTACTGAAACTGTTTTTGAAAATCGTTTTATGCATGTCGAGGAATTCCGCAGAATGAACGCTAAATTGAAAATAGAAGGGCGTAGTGTCATCGTAGAAGGCCCTGTTAACCTTCAAGGGGCAGAAGTAGCTGCGACTGATCTACGTGCCGGAGCAGCCTTAATTTTAGCAGGATTAGTAGCTGAAGGACGCACTCGTGTAACTTCTCTACACCACATCGACAGAGGATATGTGGATATTACAGAGAAATTTGCTAACTTAGGAGCAGATATTGAACGAGTAATTCAAGGAGAAACTACTATTATAACTGAAGTACAACAAGTAGAAGTACAATAA